In Nitrospira sp., the following are encoded in one genomic region:
- the pxpB gene encoding 5-oxoprolinase subunit PxpB yields MPPSNQARGRSRTSKDMFRILPLGDSAITIEFGNQIDPLINAHAISFGETVADQGWGGILDIVPTYRSVTVFFDPLQWSLPVMTRKLRRLPRPSPNETGSNGTAHEVPVLYGGEWGPDLEEVAAFAGLRPADAIALHTSMPYRVYMLGFSPGFPYLGPIPERLAMPRRSTPRAKVPAGSVGIADRQTGIYPSATPGGWRLIGRTPLVIYRKTGVTPFLLKPGDLVQFRPINRNEFDRLRHETQDDDH; encoded by the coding sequence ATGCCTCCATCCAATCAGGCAAGAGGTCGAAGTCGAACCTCTAAAGACATGTTCCGCATCCTACCGCTTGGCGACTCTGCCATCACGATCGAATTCGGCAACCAGATCGATCCGTTGATCAACGCACACGCCATCTCATTTGGAGAGACGGTCGCCGATCAAGGGTGGGGCGGCATCCTGGACATCGTGCCCACTTATCGGTCAGTCACCGTTTTTTTCGATCCACTTCAGTGGAGTTTGCCTGTAATGACCCGGAAACTACGCAGACTGCCTCGACCCAGTCCAAACGAAACGGGATCGAACGGCACCGCCCATGAAGTCCCTGTCTTGTATGGTGGGGAATGGGGACCTGATTTGGAGGAGGTCGCAGCATTCGCCGGGCTGCGACCGGCAGATGCGATCGCATTGCACACATCGATGCCCTATCGTGTCTATATGCTCGGGTTCAGTCCTGGTTTTCCTTATTTAGGTCCGATCCCTGAACGTTTGGCCATGCCTCGCCGCTCGACTCCTCGTGCGAAAGTGCCAGCTGGATCCGTCGGCATTGCCGACCGCCAAACCGGCATCTATCCCAGCGCTACACCTGGTGGATGGCGACTGATCGGCCGTACACCGCTCGTCATCTATCGCAAGACCGGAGTGACTCCCTTCCTATTGAAGCCAGGCGACCTGGTCCAATTCAGACCCATCAACCGGAACGAGTTCGATCGTCTGCGCCATGAGACACAGGATGACGACCATTGA
- a CDS encoding LamB/YcsF family protein — protein sequence MTTIDLNSDMGEYDSEEFLALEAQLMPLITSVNIACGVHAGNPTLMRRTARLAAQHGAAIGAHPGFPDAEGFGRRDYQVSPLQVESLVTSQLKMLVDVLALDHLTVTHVKLHGALYNLASRDQTIADAVAQAIASFNRHLFLFVLAGSVLVESGKSTGLTIVQEAFADRAYRSDGSLVPRSQPDALLKTEQQVCRQLRQILSGYVTSIEGQRVALHAESLCIHADTPQAVEFVRLVRNEIESAGIGIAPVSIAK from the coding sequence ATGACGACCATTGATTTGAACAGCGACATGGGTGAGTACGACAGCGAGGAGTTCCTGGCACTCGAAGCCCAACTTATGCCGCTGATCACCTCGGTGAATATCGCTTGTGGCGTACATGCCGGCAATCCCACGCTCATGCGCCGCACCGCCAGGTTAGCCGCGCAGCACGGAGCTGCAATCGGAGCACATCCAGGTTTTCCTGACGCCGAGGGTTTCGGACGGCGTGACTACCAGGTCTCTCCGCTGCAAGTCGAATCACTGGTGACCTCACAACTGAAGATGCTTGTCGACGTGCTGGCATTGGATCATCTGACCGTCACCCACGTGAAGCTTCATGGCGCGCTCTATAACTTGGCGTCGAGAGATCAGACAATCGCAGATGCCGTTGCGCAAGCAATCGCCTCGTTCAACCGACACCTCTTCCTCTTCGTCCTTGCCGGATCAGTCTTGGTTGAGAGTGGAAAGAGTACCGGTTTGACCATCGTTCAGGAAGCCTTTGCCGACCGAGCGTACCGATCGGACGGTTCATTAGTGCCACGCTCTCAACCAGACGCTCTCCTCAAGACCGAACAGCAAGTTTGTCGGCAACTGCGCCAGATCCTGTCAGGCTATGTCACGAGCATTGAGGGTCAACGCGTCGCCCTGCATGCCGAAAGTCTGTGCATTCACGCCGACACACCGCAGGCAGTTGAATTCGTCCGGCTCGTCCGAAACGAGATCGAATCAGCGGGCATCGGCATCGCCCCGGTATCCATCGCGAAATGA
- a CDS encoding DUF423 domain-containing protein translates to MIRPFRNRWFREPDRMDGEASSRWVLCIGCISAGVGVAAGAFGAHMLKDMLDQPMLAVYETATRYQMYHAFGMILSGFAARSWRDAGAVKAGWMFLAGTLLFSGSLYGVSLLGVRWLGAVTPIGGTLFIVGWGLLAWRAWRGRIC, encoded by the coding sequence ATGATCCGACCGTTCCGCAACCGGTGGTTCAGGGAGCCGGACAGGATGGATGGCGAGGCATCGTCTCGGTGGGTACTGTGTATCGGTTGTATCAGCGCCGGAGTTGGCGTCGCAGCCGGCGCCTTCGGGGCCCATATGCTGAAGGACATGTTGGATCAGCCGATGCTGGCCGTCTACGAGACAGCGACCCGGTACCAGATGTATCACGCCTTCGGCATGATCTTGAGCGGGTTTGCTGCTCGCAGCTGGCGCGATGCCGGAGCAGTCAAAGCCGGGTGGATGTTTCTGGCCGGGACGCTCTTGTTCTCCGGGAGTCTCTATGGCGTGTCGTTGTTGGGAGTGCGCTGGCTCGGAGCTGTGACACCGATTGGAGGCACGTTATTCATTGTCGGCTGGGGCTTGCTGGCTTGGCGCGCCTGGCGTGGGAGAATCTGTTAA
- a CDS encoding FAD-dependent oxidoreductase, translating to MARSAAFRSFTRLMATAMLAESRGCSNADAAGTLQEATQAKFSPTISRRQFLLGAGVTGATFALGTITGFPLRIADAKPLPSSLSIGIVGAGLAGLACADTLKARGIWTSIYDAATRTGGRCWSLRGFFPGQVAERGGELIDNSHKTMLGYAKRFGLALEDVNKQPGEVFYHFLGQRYSEGAIVAEFRDFVSVMRRDLNRLSREVTARSHTPDDVALDRTDLLAYLEGRNGAGVPAGPLAKAAIVAAYEAEYGLAATEQSCLNFLLFIHADNRSTFTPFGGSDERYHLLDGNARIVEGLTQNLAGQLTYDSRLVRVRRLSDSRIELTFQLGSRTVAKTHDIAVLAIPFTMLRQVDLDEGLELPPAQRATIQGLGYGTNAKLMIGFSSRPWRGLGGNGTVYADLANVQTTWETNPSRGTETRGILTDYSSGARGAGLNQHMVQTEARRFLQDLNLVYPGALGAAPLVQGQYLAHLEHWPANPLMKGSYTCYRPGQFTTMGGLEGVPAGNLFFAGEHTNSFYEWQGFMEGAALSGIAAAQSILATVKTR from the coding sequence ATGGCTCGAAGCGCTGCATTCCGTTCATTCACTCGATTGATGGCGACGGCCATGTTGGCCGAGAGTCGAGGGTGTTCGAATGCCGATGCTGCCGGAACGCTCCAAGAAGCCACTCAGGCCAAGTTTTCTCCCACGATTTCCCGACGCCAATTTCTGCTCGGCGCTGGGGTGACCGGCGCAACCTTCGCTCTCGGAACGATCACGGGGTTTCCGCTCCGCATCGCCGATGCCAAGCCACTCCCCTCCTCCCTCTCCATCGGTATCGTCGGTGCAGGGCTTGCCGGATTGGCTTGCGCCGATACACTCAAGGCCCGCGGCATCTGGACTTCCATCTACGACGCAGCCACGCGGACCGGCGGCCGCTGTTGGTCGTTACGAGGCTTCTTCCCTGGTCAGGTCGCAGAACGAGGCGGCGAGCTCATCGACAATTCGCACAAGACTATGCTGGGCTACGCCAAACGATTCGGCCTGGCTCTGGAAGATGTGAATAAACAGCCAGGCGAGGTCTTCTACCATTTCCTGGGACAACGGTATTCAGAGGGCGCGATTGTGGCCGAATTTCGTGATTTCGTATCGGTGATGCGGAGGGACCTCAATCGCCTGTCCCGAGAAGTCACGGCCCGCTCTCACACACCCGATGATGTGGCACTGGACCGTACGGATCTGCTGGCCTATCTGGAAGGGCGGAACGGAGCCGGAGTCCCAGCTGGCCCCTTGGCCAAGGCAGCCATTGTGGCAGCCTATGAGGCAGAATATGGACTTGCCGCAACAGAACAGAGCTGCCTAAATTTTCTCTTATTCATTCACGCCGACAACCGTTCGACCTTCACCCCGTTCGGCGGCAGCGACGAACGCTATCATCTGCTGGACGGCAACGCCCGCATCGTCGAAGGACTGACTCAGAACCTCGCCGGTCAGCTCACATATGACAGCCGGCTGGTGCGCGTCCGTCGCCTGAGCGACAGCCGCATCGAACTGACGTTCCAGCTAGGCAGCCGCACCGTTGCCAAGACGCACGATATCGCCGTGCTGGCCATCCCCTTTACCATGCTCCGCCAGGTGGATCTGGATGAAGGCCTCGAACTCCCTCCCGCGCAACGCGCCACGATTCAAGGACTCGGCTACGGCACCAATGCCAAGTTGATGATCGGCTTTTCCAGTCGACCGTGGCGCGGGTTGGGAGGGAACGGAACTGTCTATGCCGATCTTGCGAATGTACAGACGACATGGGAAACCAATCCGTCACGGGGCACAGAGACCAGAGGCATACTGACCGACTATTCCAGCGGTGCTCGAGGTGCAGGTTTGAACCAGCATATGGTCCAAACAGAAGCTCGGCGATTCTTGCAAGACTTGAATCTCGTCTACCCTGGAGCGCTCGGAGCTGCGCCCCTGGTGCAGGGACAGTACCTCGCGCATCTTGAACATTGGCCGGCGAATCCTCTGATGAAAGGCAGCTACACTTGTTACCGTCCCGGCCAATTTACGACCATGGGTGGTCTCGAAGGTGTTCCGGCAGGCAATTTGTTCTTTGCCGGCGAGCACACCAACTCGTTCTACGAATGGCAGGGATTCATGGAAGGGGCAGCACTTTCCGGTATAGCCGCTGCCCAATCCATCCTGGCCACAGTCAAGACTCGTTGA
- the istB gene encoding IS21-like element helper ATPase IstB: MNAAQLERLRDQLTRLRLLKSRERLEALLQEAAVKELPYADFLDQVLGEEVASKTAKNIAMRTSLARFPFVKSLEVFDFSYQPSLDKKQIQQVATCHFIEHGENVVILGPPGVGKSHLAIGLGLQAIAQGYRVLFTTAAAMIATLTRALTENRLEDKLKLYTIPRLLIIDEIGYLPIDRTGANLFFQLISRRYEKGPMILTSNQSFGAWGEVFGDRVLATAILDRVLHHAITINIRGHSYRLKEKLKAGLVRVEEASTTT; encoded by the coding sequence ATGAACGCGGCGCAACTGGAACGGCTCCGTGACCAACTCACGCGCCTACGGCTCTTGAAGAGTCGGGAGCGGCTGGAGGCCCTCTTACAAGAAGCGGCCGTCAAGGAGCTGCCCTATGCCGACTTCCTCGACCAGGTGCTCGGCGAAGAAGTCGCGTCCAAGACCGCGAAGAACATTGCGATGCGGACGAGTTTGGCGCGATTTCCATTCGTCAAGAGTCTGGAGGTCTTCGACTTCAGCTACCAGCCTTCGTTGGATAAGAAGCAGATTCAGCAGGTGGCGACCTGCCACTTCATCGAGCACGGCGAGAATGTCGTGATCTTGGGGCCGCCCGGTGTGGGCAAAAGCCACCTGGCCATCGGGCTAGGGCTGCAAGCCATTGCCCAGGGCTATCGGGTGTTGTTCACGACAGCCGCCGCCATGATCGCTACGCTGACTCGGGCGCTCACGGAGAATCGGCTGGAGGACAAGCTGAAGCTCTATACCATTCCCCGGTTGCTGATCATTGATGAGATCGGCTATCTGCCCATTGACCGCACCGGGGCCAACTTGTTCTTTCAGCTCATCTCACGCCGCTATGAGAAGGGGCCGATGATTTTGACCAGTAACCAGAGTTTCGGGGCTTGGGGCGAGGTGTTTGGCGACCGGGTGCTGGCGACTGCGATCCTGGATCGGGTGCTCCACCACGCGATCACCATCAACATCCGGGGCCATTCCTACCGGCTGAAGGAGAAACTCAAAGCCGGACTTGTGCGGGTCGAAGAAGCGTCAACGACAACCTAA
- a CDS encoding C1 family peptidase has translation MGKKGSGLKAGGGPIVPRAGGGVIISRAGGGPITQRGTSSTIIPRVRGGGIILRAGGGPVIPRSGRRQFAGGWQADIPDFRDQALDTDEFRQPLERANALLVSKSSAKIPSRIDNRQYCSPIEDQDTLGSCTAHAVVAMLEYMMRRGLGEHTDLSRLFLYRVTRRLLGWTGDTGAHIRTTIKAAAGFGVPPEQYCPYDISRYEDEPDAFLYSYADNFRAIKYARLDPYNATGKQTLDAVKRALAAGFVVSFGFPVYSSMTESPYVPYPTTKDKLQGGHAILAVGYDDNLVIEDNVGKTTNEGCLIFRNSWGDKWGENGYGYLPYEYVEDALAVDFWTVYRSEWLADGMFS, from the coding sequence ATGGGGAAGAAAGGTTCTGGGTTGAAAGCGGGTGGAGGTCCTATTGTGCCGCGAGCCGGTGGCGGTGTCATCATTTCTCGCGCAGGAGGTGGTCCCATCACTCAGCGTGGCACAAGCTCAACAATCATCCCTAGAGTCAGGGGTGGTGGCATTATTCTTAGGGCCGGTGGTGGCCCTGTCATCCCCCGCTCAGGTCGGCGTCAATTTGCCGGCGGGTGGCAAGCCGACATCCCAGACTTTCGTGACCAGGCACTAGATACAGACGAGTTCCGGCAACCATTAGAAAGAGCGAACGCACTTCTGGTCTCGAAATCTTCGGCCAAGATTCCGAGTCGGATAGATAACCGGCAATATTGCTCACCGATAGAAGACCAAGATACTCTCGGCTCCTGTACCGCACATGCCGTAGTCGCCATGCTGGAATACATGATGCGACGTGGCCTCGGTGAACACACCGACCTCTCTCGCCTCTTCCTATATAGGGTCACCCGCCGCCTTCTAGGCTGGACCGGAGACACTGGTGCCCACATTCGGACTACGATCAAGGCTGCGGCAGGTTTTGGTGTGCCCCCTGAACAATATTGCCCCTATGACATTAGTCGCTATGAAGACGAGCCAGACGCATTTCTTTATAGTTATGCGGATAACTTTAGGGCGATCAAATATGCGCGCCTCGACCCTTACAATGCCACAGGCAAACAGACGTTGGATGCGGTCAAACGCGCACTGGCAGCTGGTTTTGTGGTGAGCTTTGGGTTCCCGGTTTACAGCTCTATGACAGAATCGCCATATGTGCCCTATCCTACGACTAAGGACAAGTTGCAAGGCGGCCATGCCATCCTGGCTGTGGGTTATGACGACAACCTCGTGATTGAAGACAATGTTGGTAAGACGACGAATGAAGGTTGCCTAATCTTTCGAAACTCTTGGGGCGATAAATGGGGTGAGAATGGCTACGGTTACCTGCCCTACGAATACGTCGAGGACGCACTAGCCGTAGATTTCTGGACAGTATATAGATCCGAATGGCTTGCGGATGGAATGTTTTCATGA
- a CDS encoding polymer-forming cytoskeletal protein, which yields MWDKKRGEMDPDNGNFTVLGKDVTFKGIVHFHSTVQLDSAIEGEIHAKGMLVIGENAVVRGSIIAETVVSRGKIHGNVSATSKIQLLKSAVLLGDVSSPSFSMEEGAFFKGSIDMGSHPVVDELQQSTMVLPDFSHRLSSSRPVLIESERGN from the coding sequence ATGTGGGACAAAAAGCGAGGCGAGATGGACCCGGATAACGGAAATTTTACCGTTTTAGGGAAGGATGTCACATTTAAAGGCATCGTCCACTTTCACAGTACCGTTCAACTCGATAGTGCCATCGAAGGAGAAATCCACGCCAAAGGAATGTTGGTCATCGGCGAAAATGCGGTGGTCCGTGGTTCGATTATCGCCGAGACTGTTGTGAGCAGAGGAAAGATCCATGGCAACGTGAGTGCCACCAGCAAGATTCAACTGCTCAAGTCCGCCGTCCTGCTCGGGGATGTCTCCTCTCCGTCGTTTTCAATGGAAGAAGGTGCGTTCTTCAAAGGATCGATCGACATGGGTTCCCATCCGGTGGTCGATGAACTGCAACAATCGACCATGGTCCTACCAGATTTTTCACATCGACTCAGTTCATCGCGACCTGTGCTGATTGAAAGTGAACGAGGGAACTGA